CTCTGTCGAACAGTATCCAACCGCCTATCGAGGCACCGGGATGGGATGGGCCATGGGATTTGGCCGGATCGGCGGATTGATCGCACCGTATCTGGTTGGAATTTTGGTCGGTACACATGTTGCGATATCGAGTATTTTCGGAATGTTCTTTGTCATTACATTGATTGCTGCGCTTGTGGCTTGGATTTGGGGACTGGAAACGAAAGGACGCGCCTCCGTTTCATAGAACAGCAGTTATTGTAACATACTATTGACGAGGTGATCCGAATGTCCAACAAACACACTGAAAACCACAATTCCTATCTGACATTAAAAAATCAGTTAAAGAACAGTTATCAATCGGAGAAGGTCGTTGCCAGAACCGACCTGCAAATGGATAACGCTCAGTTTGTTGCGATACCTTGGAAACAGATTGCACGTACGCATGATGGAAACTAAGAACGGGTCACTGAAAGGAAAACCTTGTGCATACATATGCGCACAAGGTTTTTATTTTCCTTTGCAGTTCCCTTTCGATTTGTTTGCTTTAAAATTGTTGTCGTTTCAAATGGCGCCTTCCAGTTGCAATAAAAACGCTTTTACATCTGTACGATTTCCCGCATAACCGACAAGCGCTCCTTGCTTGCCAATGACGCGATGACAAGGAATCACAATCGGAATGGGATTGGCCCGATTGGCTTGTCCAATCGCTCGCACCGCTTTTGGATTCCCCACAGCAATTGCCACATCACTATAACTTTTCACAATTCCATAGGGGATATCCAATAGTTGTTGCCAGACTTTTTTGCGAAACTCCGTACCAACAATGGATAAAGGAAGGTCAAACTGTTTTCGCTTCCCTTTAAAGTACTCATCGAGTTGCTCCATCGCTTTTTTACAGTTGCCGGGCGCATGGGAAAGGGAACCGAATTGGCTTAACTCCTGTTGATCTTGCTGCCATTCGGCTTCTGTCATGGAAATTTTCCGTATTCCCCGTTCATCCAATATCACGTGGATCTCCCCGATCGGAGAAGCATACATATCAAAGAAAAATTTCATATGAATATCATTCCTTACACTCTATTCTCAAACGTTACAAGCGCAATACAATCTTGCCGATATTCTTGTTTTCCTCCATATATCGATGAGCTTCCGCCACATCTGCGAAGGAAAAGACCCGATCGACCACCGGAACGAGCCTGCCGTCACCAAATCTCTCCCACGCAAATAGCATAAATTTCTGAGTTAAATCGATCTTGCTATCGACCGAACGGGAACGCAAGGCCGTACCGATCACTTTCACCCGTTTGCGCAAAAGCTCTCCCAAATTGACATTCTGTACGTTTGCTCCGCCCATCGTTCCAATAATCAAAAGCCTCCCGTCATATCCGAGACACTGGATGTTTTGTTCCCAATAAGGAGCTCCGATAAAATCAAGAATGATGTTTGCGCCTTTGCCTTTCGTTATGTC
Above is a window of Fodinisporobacter ferrooxydans DNA encoding:
- a CDS encoding methylated-DNA--[protein]-cysteine S-methyltransferase; this encodes MKFFFDMYASPIGEIHVILDERGIRKISMTEAEWQQDQQELSQFGSLSHAPGNCKKAMEQLDEYFKGKRKQFDLPLSIVGTEFRKKVWQQLLDIPYGIVKSYSDVAIAVGNPKAVRAIGQANRANPIPIVIPCHRVIGKQGALVGYAGNRTDVKAFLLQLEGAI